In one window of Streptomyces roseofulvus DNA:
- a CDS encoding class I SAM-dependent methyltransferase, whose amino-acid sequence MTRSALTSESRTLDVPGRTPPGSRADVDAGRWPDVARIPPAGPARTAVARYLVGRALRRLDLIAPPAGARPATVGPRLVLHDPDAFHRRVGRHGLIGFGESYMAGEWDSDDLAGVLTVLAGHVDELVPAPLRRLRGLWVSARPAGDRNTRDGARTNIQRHYDLSNDLFAAFLDPTLTYSSAIFRAFPARFDSLASAQHRKIDRLLDLAGAGEGTRLLEIGTGWGELALRAAARGARVTTLTLSEEQAALARERIAAAGLADRVDVQLRDYRDIEGRYDAVVSVEMIEAVGADYWPAYFTALRRALAPGGRIALQAITMGHRQMLHTAATHTFISKYVFPGGLIPSREAIAAHSAAAGLRTAADDGFGEHYAETLRLWRERFTAHRPVVTGLGFDPVFQRMWEFYLAYSEAGFRSRYLDVRQLLLTEGTPR is encoded by the coding sequence GTGACCCGCTCCGCCCTCACCTCCGAGAGCCGCACCCTGGACGTCCCCGGGCGGACGCCGCCGGGCAGCCGTGCGGACGTCGACGCCGGCCGCTGGCCGGACGTGGCCCGGATCCCCCCGGCCGGCCCGGCCCGGACCGCCGTCGCCCGGTACCTGGTGGGGCGCGCACTGCGCCGGCTGGACCTGATCGCACCGCCGGCGGGTGCCCGCCCGGCGACCGTCGGGCCGCGACTGGTCCTGCACGACCCGGACGCCTTCCACCGGCGCGTCGGCCGGCACGGGCTGATCGGCTTCGGCGAGTCCTACATGGCCGGCGAATGGGACAGCGACGACCTGGCCGGCGTCCTGACCGTCCTCGCCGGCCACGTCGACGAGCTGGTCCCCGCCCCGCTGCGGCGGCTCCGCGGCCTCTGGGTGTCCGCCCGCCCGGCCGGCGACCGGAACACCCGCGACGGGGCCCGTACCAACATCCAGCGCCACTACGACCTGTCCAACGACCTGTTCGCCGCGTTCCTCGACCCCACCCTCACCTACTCCTCCGCGATCTTCCGTGCCTTCCCCGCCCGCTTCGACTCCCTCGCCTCCGCCCAGCACCGCAAGATCGACCGGCTCCTGGACCTCGCCGGCGCCGGCGAGGGCACCCGACTCCTCGAGATCGGCACCGGCTGGGGCGAACTCGCCCTGCGGGCCGCCGCCCGCGGCGCCCGGGTCACCACCCTGACCCTCTCCGAGGAGCAGGCGGCCCTGGCCCGCGAGCGGATAGCGGCGGCCGGGCTCGCCGACCGGGTGGACGTCCAGCTGCGCGACTACCGCGACATCGAGGGCCGGTACGACGCCGTCGTCAGCGTCGAGATGATCGAGGCGGTCGGCGCCGACTACTGGCCGGCCTACTTCACCGCCCTGCGGCGGGCGCTCGCCCCCGGCGGCAGGATCGCCCTGCAGGCCATCACCATGGGCCACCGGCAGATGCTCCACACCGCCGCCACCCACACCTTCATCAGCAAGTACGTCTTCCCCGGCGGCCTGATCCCGTCCCGCGAGGCCATCGCCGCGCACTCCGCCGCCGCCGGTCTGCGCACGGCCGCCGACGACGGCTTCGGCGAGCACTACGCCGAGACGCTGCGGCTGTGGCGCGAACGGTTCACCGCCCACCGCCCGGTCGTCACCGGCCTCGGCTTCGACCCGGTCTTCCAGCGCATGTGGGAGTTCTACCTCGCCTACTCGGAGGCCGGATTCCGCTCCCGCTACCTCGACGTCCGCCAGCTCCTCCTCACCGAGGGAACGCCCCGATGA
- a CDS encoding DUF1365 domain-containing protein, which translates to MTRTGGGVVSTAPVRGTSAALYECVITHVRRTPLHHALRHRTYLWCVDLDHLPVLPRPLRPLARFDARDHFGGTSGSLRAGLDAFLAAHGVDLGGGRVVMLAHARVFGYVFNPLSVYWCHDASGALVCVVAEVHNTYGQRHCYLLRTDEADEAAVDKEFYVSPFFAVEGRYRMRLPLPGERLALTVHLEHDTGRAFTAVVRGRRRPATVPGLLAAAARRPWSTAAVSAGIRRHGVHLLLRGLPVHPRPRSAPQKGMPS; encoded by the coding sequence GTGACCCGCACCGGAGGCGGCGTCGTGTCCACGGCCCCCGTGCGCGGGACCTCCGCGGCGCTGTACGAGTGCGTGATCACGCACGTCCGCCGCACGCCGCTGCACCACGCGCTGCGGCACCGCACCTACCTGTGGTGCGTGGACCTCGACCACCTGCCGGTGCTGCCCCGGCCGCTGCGCCCGCTGGCCCGGTTCGACGCCCGCGACCACTTCGGCGGCACCTCCGGGTCCCTCCGCGCCGGGCTCGACGCCTTCCTCGCCGCGCACGGCGTCGACCTGGGCGGCGGGCGGGTGGTGATGCTGGCGCACGCCCGGGTGTTCGGGTACGTCTTCAACCCGCTGAGCGTGTACTGGTGCCACGACGCGTCCGGCGCCCTGGTGTGCGTCGTCGCCGAGGTCCACAACACGTACGGTCAGCGGCACTGCTACCTGCTGCGGACGGACGAGGCGGACGAGGCGGCGGTGGACAAGGAGTTCTACGTCTCCCCGTTCTTCGCGGTCGAGGGCCGCTACCGGATGCGGCTGCCGCTCCCCGGGGAACGCCTGGCCCTGACCGTCCACCTGGAGCACGACACCGGCAGGGCGTTCACCGCCGTCGTCCGGGGCCGCCGCCGGCCCGCCACCGTGCCCGGTCTGCTGGCCGCGGCCGCGCGCAGGCCCTGGTCCACCGCCGCGGTGTCGGCCGGCATCCGCCGCCACGGTGTCCACCTGCTGCTGCGCGGGCTGCCCGTGCACCCCCGTCCTCGTTCCGCCCCGCAGAAAGGCATGCCGTCGTGA
- a CDS encoding NAD(P)/FAD-dependent oxidoreductase, translating into MERRKAAVVGAGVAGLTAAYVLAASYEVTLYEAEGRLGGHAHTRELPGPGGRAIAVDSGFIVHNERTYPTLLRLFRELEIGTQDAEMSMSVRCDGCGLEYAGARGPAGLFASRAALRGRYLRLLAEVPAFHRDARRLLARGAPADVTFGDFLREGGYSSYFVSHFALPLVAAVWSCPARTALSYPAAYLFAFLRHHGLLSITGSPQWKTVTGGSSAYVAAAAKSVHRVRAGSPVEAVRRTGGGALVTTGDGAGEAYDAVVIATHPDQALRLLADPTDDERRLLGAFRYSRNPTVLHTDTSLLPRSAGARASWNYRMTGCEPSTAPVRVSYDMERLQRLPAGSGYVVTLGGDDGIAPDRVVERMVYEHPVYTPASVAAQKELPRLNTGVTAYAGAWHGWGFHEDGCRSGVEAARSLGVRW; encoded by the coding sequence GTGGAACGACGCAAGGCGGCGGTCGTGGGCGCGGGGGTGGCGGGTCTCACGGCCGCCTACGTCCTGGCGGCCTCGTACGAGGTCACCCTGTACGAGGCGGAAGGGCGGCTCGGGGGGCACGCCCACACCCGGGAGCTCCCCGGACCCGGCGGGCGGGCGATCGCCGTGGACTCGGGGTTCATCGTGCACAACGAGCGCACCTACCCCACCCTGCTCCGGCTGTTCCGGGAGCTGGAGATCGGTACGCAGGACGCCGAGATGAGCATGTCGGTGCGGTGCGACGGTTGCGGTCTGGAGTACGCCGGCGCCCGGGGCCCGGCGGGGCTGTTCGCCTCGCGGGCCGCGCTGCGGGGCAGGTACCTGCGGCTCCTCGCCGAGGTGCCGGCCTTCCACCGCGACGCCCGGCGCCTGCTGGCGCGCGGGGCCCCCGCGGACGTCACCTTCGGGGACTTCCTGCGCGAGGGCGGGTACTCCTCCTACTTCGTCAGTCACTTCGCCCTGCCGCTCGTCGCCGCCGTGTGGTCCTGCCCCGCCCGCACCGCGCTGTCGTACCCGGCCGCGTACCTGTTCGCCTTCCTGCGCCACCACGGGCTGCTGTCGATCACCGGCTCCCCGCAGTGGAAGACCGTCACCGGCGGTTCGTCCGCCTACGTCGCCGCGGCCGCCAAGAGCGTCCACCGCGTCCGTGCCGGCAGCCCGGTCGAGGCCGTCCGGCGCACCGGCGGCGGCGCCCTCGTCACCACCGGTGACGGCGCGGGCGAGGCGTACGACGCCGTCGTGATCGCCACGCACCCGGACCAGGCGCTCCGCCTGCTCGCCGACCCCACCGACGACGAACGGCGGCTCCTGGGCGCCTTCCGCTACTCCCGCAACCCCACCGTGCTGCACACCGACACCTCGCTCCTGCCCCGCTCCGCCGGCGCACGCGCGAGCTGGAACTACCGCATGACCGGCTGCGAGCCGTCCACCGCTCCCGTGCGCGTCAGCTACGACATGGAGCGCCTCCAGCGCCTGCCCGCCGGCTCCGGTTACGTCGTCACACTGGGCGGCGACGACGGCATCGCACCGGACCGCGTGGTGGAGCGGATGGTGTACGAACACCCCGTCTACACGCCCGCGTCGGTCGCGGCGCAGAAGGAACTGCCCCGCCTCAACACCGGGGTGACCGCGTACGCGGGCGCCTGGCACGGATGGGGCTTCCACGAGGACGGCTGCCGCTCCGGCGTCGAGGCCGCCCGCTCCCTGGGAGTCCGCTGGTGA
- a CDS encoding cytochrome d ubiquinol oxidase subunit II has translation MEVFWYALTGLLLAGYLALESIDFGMGMLLPFARSERDRERARRAVVPLFLANEVWLVAFAGLLLGALPLLEGPLLTALRIPMVLVLAAWVLRDAALWFRAALPSDGWRRLWDVVLPAASLVLAMAWGTLLAALIRGLSTDGDGQPVAALSDLAHPFSLACAAVVVVGGLRQGVLFAARRLPGADPEQARLARLAGRLHWPLVGLVLLAAVTAAGVTGAPVAVTLVGVAAALGVFASERLRTAGRPGAALLLGTAPVLALPAAVGVVNGTTVLATRSGTGALTLTEAVADSASLGLLAVVVLPVLAAIAYGQVWMWRVFAPQGPRAH, from the coding sequence GTGGAAGTCTTCTGGTACGCCCTGACGGGCCTGTTACTCGCCGGATACCTGGCCCTGGAGAGCATCGACTTCGGCATGGGCATGCTGCTCCCCTTCGCCCGGTCGGAGCGGGACCGCGAGCGCGCCCGCCGGGCCGTCGTCCCTCTGTTCCTCGCCAACGAGGTGTGGCTGGTCGCCTTCGCCGGCCTGCTGCTGGGCGCCCTGCCGCTGCTGGAGGGCCCGCTGCTGACCGCCCTGCGGATCCCGATGGTCCTGGTGCTGGCCGCCTGGGTGCTGCGGGACGCCGCCCTGTGGTTCCGTGCCGCGCTGCCGTCCGACGGCTGGCGCCGCCTGTGGGACGTCGTCCTGCCCGCCGCCAGTCTGGTGCTGGCCATGGCGTGGGGGACGCTCCTGGCGGCCCTGATCCGCGGGCTGTCCACGGACGGCGACGGGCAACCGGTGGCCGCCCTCTCCGATCTGGCCCACCCCTTCTCCCTCGCCTGCGCGGCCGTCGTCGTCGTGGGCGGCCTCCGCCAGGGCGTGCTCTTCGCCGCCCGGCGGCTGCCCGGGGCCGACCCCGAGCAGGCCCGGCTCGCCCGGCTCGCCGGCCGGCTCCACTGGCCCCTGGTCGGTCTGGTCCTGCTCGCCGCGGTGACGGCGGCCGGAGTGACCGGCGCCCCGGTGGCGGTGACCCTGGTGGGCGTGGCCGCCGCGCTCGGCGTCTTCGCGTCCGAACGGCTCCGTACGGCGGGCCGCCCCGGCGCGGCGCTGCTGCTCGGCACCGCCCCGGTGCTCGCGCTGCCCGCGGCGGTCGGCGTCGTCAACGGCACCACGGTCCTGGCCACCCGCTCCGGCACCGGCGCGCTCACCCTCACCGAAGCCGTGGCGGACTCGGCCTCCCTCGGCCTCCTGGCCGTGGTGGTGCTGCCCGTCCTGGCCGCCATCGCCTACGGGCAGGTCTGGATGTGGCGCGTCTTCGCCCCGCAGGGCCCCCGGGCCCACTGA
- a CDS encoding cytochrome ubiquinol oxidase subunit I — translation MNTADLARLQFAVTAGLHFLFVALTLGLVTVVAVTQTRATRARDPEARATGLRRVRFWGGLYVINYALGIISGIVQEFQFGLNWSGLSHAMGNVIGAPVAIETIVAFFLESTFLGMWAFGFGRLSARAHLVLIWLVALTAYLSTFWIMVVNGFMQKPVGHETSGGVTRVTDWGALLTNGATWYALVHIAGAVALLAGLFLAAVSASHLRRDHEVAFFRPTLKQGGILAAAGALVTVVAGLVHLDELKSYQPAKHAVVSGEGPSPEELNAAQVAQYGPGDWLPPEWVATPALIMIFIGIVMLFVSWIPATAARRTAVPPSRKRIRMWFAMALLPFGFIALLGGWLTREVGRQPWAVNGELTVAEAVSDTSFGAMLATVVALTTVLVLLVVVDWALITHYARLGPDAAFIGGADPLPGPRDPSDPDSPRDPLDPAAPGGADVRFSY, via the coding sequence GTGAACACTGCTGACCTCGCCCGCCTCCAGTTCGCCGTGACGGCCGGGCTGCACTTCCTCTTCGTCGCCCTGACCCTGGGCCTCGTCACCGTCGTGGCCGTGACGCAGACCCGCGCCACCCGGGCCCGCGATCCCGAGGCACGGGCCACGGGCCTGCGGCGGGTGCGCTTCTGGGGCGGCCTGTACGTCATCAACTACGCGCTCGGCATCATCAGCGGCATCGTGCAGGAGTTCCAGTTCGGTCTGAACTGGTCCGGCCTGTCGCACGCGATGGGCAACGTCATCGGCGCCCCGGTGGCCATCGAGACCATCGTCGCCTTCTTCCTGGAGTCCACCTTCCTCGGCATGTGGGCCTTCGGCTTCGGGCGCCTGTCCGCCCGCGCCCACCTCGTGCTGATCTGGCTGGTCGCGCTCACCGCGTACCTCTCCACCTTCTGGATCATGGTGGTGAACGGCTTCATGCAGAAGCCGGTCGGCCACGAGACGAGCGGCGGCGTCACCCGCGTCACCGACTGGGGCGCGCTGCTCACCAACGGGGCGACCTGGTACGCGCTGGTGCACATCGCCGGCGCCGTCGCCCTGCTCGCCGGCCTCTTCCTCGCCGCCGTCAGCGCCTCCCACCTGCGCCGTGACCACGAGGTCGCGTTCTTCCGGCCCACCCTGAAGCAGGGCGGCATCCTGGCGGCCGCCGGCGCGCTCGTCACCGTCGTGGCGGGCCTCGTCCACCTGGACGAGCTGAAGAGCTACCAGCCGGCCAAGCACGCGGTGGTGTCCGGGGAGGGTCCCTCGCCGGAGGAGCTGAACGCCGCCCAGGTGGCGCAGTACGGCCCCGGTGACTGGCTGCCGCCGGAGTGGGTGGCGACACCCGCCCTGATCATGATCTTCATCGGCATCGTCATGCTGTTCGTGTCGTGGATCCCGGCGACCGCCGCCCGCCGGACGGCCGTGCCGCCGTCCCGCAAGCGCATCCGGATGTGGTTCGCCATGGCGCTGCTCCCCTTCGGGTTCATCGCCCTGCTCGGCGGCTGGCTCACCCGCGAGGTGGGCCGCCAGCCGTGGGCGGTGAACGGCGAGCTCACCGTGGCGGAGGCCGTGTCGGACACCTCCTTCGGCGCCATGCTGGCCACGGTCGTCGCCCTGACGACGGTCCTCGTGCTCCTCGTCGTCGTCGACTGGGCGCTGATCACCCACTACGCCCGGCTGGGCCCCGACGCGGCCTTCATCGGCGGGGCGGACCCGCTGCCCGGACCCCGGGACCCGTCGGACCCCGACTCCCCGCGGGACCCCTTGGACCCCGCCGCCCCCGGCGGTGCCGATGTCCGCTTCTCCTACTGA